A region from the Thermodesulforhabdaceae bacterium genome encodes:
- the nadB gene encoding L-aspartate oxidase, with translation MEYRFDFLIIGSGIAGLSFALKAASLGEVAIVTKKDKLETSTNYAQGGIASALGPDDSFELHIQDTLTAGDGLCDREVVEMVVRTAPDRIRELVEWGVEFNRRGEGPLDFDLGREGGHSRNRIVHAQDMTGQAIERALVRAAELHPRIHIFENHFALDLIVEYEGLRIGDRAIKKGSRCWGAYVLNVPSGQVDLFLAHTTLLCTGGAGKVYLYTSNPDVATGDGLAMAYRAGAVLANLEFVQFHPTCLYHSQAKNFLISEALRGEGGRLIDKHGRPFMHKYHPLGDLAFRDVVARAIDTEMKKSGDDCVFLDITHRGKDFLMKRFPNIYEKCLSLGIDISKSPIPVVPAAHYMCGGIKTDIWGRSSIEKLYAIGECACTGLHGANRLASNSLLEAVVFAHQAYLDIKEHINKWRQDSFPSLSSQDCPYNALESNQQGEMVFIAHNWDIIRKIMWNYVGIVRRDSRLNLAQNHIAQIRQEIREHLPNIPLNTDAMELRNLALVAELILSCAVARKESRGLHYNLDHPHKDDLRWKRDTLIWREFE, from the coding sequence ATGGAGTATAGATTCGATTTTCTAATTATAGGTAGTGGCATTGCCGGACTTTCTTTTGCTCTCAAGGCGGCATCACTTGGTGAAGTGGCTATAGTGACCAAGAAAGATAAGCTCGAAACCTCTACAAATTACGCTCAGGGCGGTATCGCTTCTGCTCTTGGTCCCGACGATTCTTTTGAACTTCACATTCAGGATACCTTAACTGCAGGTGATGGGTTGTGCGATCGAGAAGTTGTAGAAATGGTTGTAAGGACGGCTCCTGATAGAATTCGTGAGCTTGTCGAATGGGGGGTTGAATTTAACCGCCGAGGGGAAGGACCTCTTGACTTCGATTTGGGAAGAGAGGGAGGACACAGCAGGAATCGCATAGTGCACGCTCAGGATATGACAGGACAGGCTATTGAACGAGCTCTTGTGCGGGCAGCCGAGCTTCATCCGAGAATTCATATATTTGAAAACCACTTTGCTCTCGATCTCATTGTTGAATACGAAGGACTTCGGATTGGGGACAGAGCTATAAAAAAAGGAAGTCGATGCTGGGGAGCCTATGTGCTGAATGTGCCTTCCGGTCAGGTGGATCTGTTTCTGGCACATACCACTCTTCTTTGCACTGGTGGAGCTGGTAAGGTTTATCTTTACACGAGCAATCCTGATGTGGCTACCGGTGATGGGCTTGCTATGGCATATCGAGCTGGCGCTGTGCTTGCAAACCTTGAATTTGTCCAATTTCATCCAACATGTCTTTACCACTCTCAGGCAAAAAATTTCCTAATTTCAGAAGCTCTTCGCGGTGAAGGTGGAAGGCTCATTGATAAGCATGGAAGACCCTTCATGCACAAATATCATCCTCTGGGTGATCTTGCTTTCAGAGACGTCGTCGCCAGAGCTATCGATACGGAAATGAAAAAATCAGGTGATGATTGCGTCTTCCTCGATATTACTCATCGAGGTAAAGATTTTCTCATGAAGCGCTTTCCAAACATTTACGAAAAATGCCTATCTCTTGGGATTGACATTTCCAAAAGCCCTATTCCAGTTGTTCCCGCCGCTCATTATATGTGTGGAGGTATTAAAACCGATATTTGGGGTAGAAGTTCAATAGAAAAACTTTACGCTATTGGAGAATGCGCCTGCACGGGGCTTCATGGGGCAAACAGATTGGCAAGCAATTCCTTGCTCGAAGCTGTGGTTTTTGCTCATCAGGCTTACTTGGACATAAAGGAACATATCAACAAATGGCGACAGGATTCCTTTCCTTCACTCTCATCCCAGGATTGTCCATATAATGCTCTCGAAAGTAATCAGCAGGGGGAAATGGTTTTTATTGCTCACAACTGGGACATTATCAGAAAGATTATGTGGAACTACGTTGGAATTGTTCGCCGTGATTCCAGGCTTAATCTTGCTCAGAATCATATTGCCCAGATCCGCCAGGAAATCAGAGAACATCTCCCCAATATTCCTTTGAACACCGACGCTATGGAATTGAGGAATCTTGCTTTGGTTGCTGAATTGATACTTTCCTGTGCGGTGGCAAGAAAAGAAAGTAGAGGGCTTCATTACAATTTGGATCATCCTCACAAAGACGATCTAAGGTGGAAGAGAGATACGCTTATATGGCGCGAGTTTGAATAA
- a CDS encoding glycosyltransferase: MGSTEKPFLLVQIDPPTKELCGDHYYRTYVPLFALGNSSPYFYTISLTNEHRLRNYLLLTADVVVLNLVGDPDIVPYVMMRRKRKLVTVYEWNDDIYNIPPWNPQYRFFTQPHARKTIEQLAQIADAVQFSSPILKENYGWLNKRHAIFVNHLLTVPDMQKSWQENSTLEIGYGGSAGHFYDVASIAQDISDWIKGKKNVRLNIMAAKPIVDLFSSVPSSQLRTFPTGSIFEYYDFLKQLHIGLAPLLDTPFNRSRSDVKFLEYASHGVVPVLQKTPPYSDIVKHGETGLLFNNSRECIEILENLLNNPEKIKQIAQNARNYILRERMMFQHIKERERFYLELIEDLQLNRRKDRKADRDFFKIKNVEGAVSLGDYVMLTPSRFEIAIRYGLSALAEGNLNEARYYFFLASELDKKSYLPYLYQAECVTDKDEKSKLLREAIKKNPHSVMARWMLTNLTKTKLTDKK; encoded by the coding sequence ATGGGGAGCACTGAAAAACCCTTCCTTCTTGTGCAGATTGATCCGCCCACAAAAGAACTATGCGGTGATCACTACTATCGCACTTATGTGCCACTTTTTGCTTTGGGTAACTCATCTCCTTACTTTTACACCATAAGTCTCACAAATGAACATCGACTAAGGAACTATTTGCTTCTAACAGCAGATGTGGTTGTTCTAAATCTTGTTGGCGATCCTGATATAGTGCCCTATGTAATGATGCGTCGAAAAAGAAAGCTTGTAACCGTATATGAATGGAACGACGATATTTACAATATTCCTCCCTGGAATCCCCAATATCGATTCTTCACGCAACCACACGCCCGGAAAACGATAGAACAGCTTGCTCAAATAGCAGATGCTGTTCAGTTTAGTTCACCCATCCTGAAGGAAAACTACGGATGGCTTAACAAAAGGCACGCTATCTTTGTTAATCACCTTCTGACCGTGCCTGATATGCAAAAAAGCTGGCAAGAAAATTCAACTTTAGAAATAGGCTACGGAGGATCTGCAGGGCATTTTTACGATGTAGCATCAATTGCTCAGGATATATCTGACTGGATTAAAGGCAAGAAAAACGTTCGCTTGAATATCATGGCGGCAAAGCCCATTGTTGATCTTTTTTCATCCGTTCCATCCAGTCAACTTAGAACGTTTCCCACAGGTTCTATTTTTGAATATTATGACTTCCTGAAACAACTCCATATTGGGCTAGCTCCTTTACTCGACACACCTTTTAACCGTTCGAGATCTGATGTGAAATTTCTGGAATATGCATCTCACGGCGTAGTGCCAGTTTTACAAAAAACTCCTCCCTACTCCGATATTGTAAAGCATGGAGAAACGGGATTGTTATTTAATAATTCTCGCGAATGTATCGAGATTTTAGAAAACCTTCTAAATAACCCAGAAAAAATAAAGCAAATTGCCCAAAACGCTAGAAACTACATCTTAAGAGAACGTATGATGTTCCAACACATAAAAGAACGAGAAAGATTTTATCTGGAACTCATTGAAGATTTGCAATTAAACAGAAGAAAAGACAGGAAAGCCGACAGAGATTTCTTCAAAATAAAGAACGTAGAAGGAGCTGTTTCCCTGGGAGATTACGTCATGCTAACTCCTTCTAGATTTGAGATAGCCATAAGGTATGGTCTTAGCGCTCTTGCTGAGGGAAATCTCAATGAAGCAAGATATTATTTCTTTCTTGCTTCGGAACTGGATAAAAAAAGCTATTTACCATATCTTTATCAGGCTGAATGCGTAACAGACAAAGATGAAAAATCAAAACTTCTTCGGGAAGCCATAAAGAAAAATCCTCACTCGGTCATGGCACGATGGATGCTAACAAATCTCACAAAGACAAAATTAACAGACAAGAAATAA
- a CDS encoding BACON domain-containing carbohydrate-binding protein: protein MRVKSAFVRVLILSLFSVLFLTVSQAIAIVVSPTEINLVVEVAPGAQTATYNYSIGVAPSDTSETKYTASADQGWMTVNPATGDIPGSFTLTITVSNNLLPNGGTVTGTVTVTSDTGSSATVTVNLTIRRIIADKLTVNPSKVTLRFTRANLAKKTFTAEVRNANYERNDFKWSAEVSAPWLTVTPTSGEGATQVQITVDPSTLPAGSYCDTADCEHPAGKITFRSNLPTSNAEDAEATLIVNLVIQAPNELTVFPSYLFWSVEIKSDGTIDDFTEQILHVYAGAAGFSISYNVPWIQTTFLNPGEGESGSSLATAKAEGIFQIKPIKEVLQTYGVGRHEGIITVVDRGTAFYREVPIIVEIRNPGDPVSLPVSQPTFTQMAPGFIMVEATDAHSLHMLLHVDDNLAVYQTPEACSAAGGTWLDPFRGEGSSGTGLPYCSASEKVYVLLSAPQKQPNKVYAYTPVITDKYLLVYQNGARVNETIDPYFSIGPIPEASFGPMTLAGLKGQMFISVRAGTNLNSTREMQEVQVNVNTLEGSWIVSENYKGKTYTYGADRILRLAQNPDGMTYSGNWGATPVTASIADGKTLLYKIEFMEGGIFYEYWVTSLSATEMKGKWRFSYNGDSSNWESFSAVRTTGIGVGNPFN from the coding sequence ATGCGTGTTAAATCCGCATTTGTTAGAGTGTTAATTTTAAGTCTTTTCTCTGTTTTATTTTTGACAGTATCTCAGGCTATAGCGATTGTGGTTTCTCCAACGGAAATTAATCTTGTTGTAGAGGTTGCACCAGGAGCACAAACTGCCACTTATAATTACTCAATTGGGGTGGCACCATCAGATACCAGTGAAACTAAATATACCGCTTCGGCAGACCAGGGCTGGATGACTGTTAACCCGGCAACTGGAGACATTCCTGGCTCCTTTACTCTTACTATCACAGTATCAAACAATTTACTTCCCAACGGGGGCACCGTCACTGGAACCGTAACTGTAACAAGCGATACTGGATCAAGCGCAACAGTTACGGTGAATCTGACCATAAGAAGAATAATTGCTGACAAGCTAACAGTTAATCCAAGCAAAGTTACCCTAAGGTTTACTCGAGCGAATTTAGCAAAGAAAACCTTTACTGCTGAAGTGAGAAACGCCAATTACGAAAGAAACGATTTCAAATGGAGCGCCGAAGTTTCAGCACCGTGGTTAACTGTAACTCCTACCAGTGGTGAAGGAGCTACCCAGGTTCAAATAACGGTTGACCCATCAACACTTCCAGCTGGATCGTATTGTGACACCGCCGACTGTGAACATCCAGCAGGCAAAATCACGTTCAGAAGCAATCTTCCAACATCCAATGCCGAAGATGCCGAAGCTACCCTTATAGTAAACCTCGTCATCCAGGCACCAAATGAACTTACCGTATTCCCATCGTATCTATTCTGGAGTGTTGAAATAAAATCGGATGGAACAATAGATGACTTTACAGAACAGATTCTGCATGTCTATGCGGGTGCCGCTGGATTTTCAATAAGCTACAACGTGCCGTGGATTCAGACGACATTCTTAAATCCTGGAGAAGGTGAAAGCGGATCTTCGCTTGCCACAGCAAAAGCTGAAGGAATCTTTCAGATAAAACCCATCAAAGAAGTGCTACAGACTTATGGTGTGGGACGTCATGAAGGTATTATCACTGTTGTTGATCGAGGAACCGCTTTTTACAGAGAAGTGCCTATCATTGTCGAAATCAGAAACCCCGGAGATCCTGTATCCCTTCCTGTAAGTCAGCCCACATTTACTCAAATGGCACCCGGTTTCATAATGGTTGAAGCTACCGATGCTCATTCACTTCACATGCTTCTTCATGTTGACGACAACCTGGCTGTGTATCAGACCCCTGAAGCCTGCTCAGCCGCTGGAGGAACCTGGCTTGATCCGTTCAGAGGAGAAGGATCATCCGGAACCGGGCTTCCTTACTGTAGTGCTAGCGAAAAGGTTTACGTGCTTCTCAGCGCTCCACAGAAGCAACCGAACAAAGTTTACGCTTACACTCCTGTGATTACAGATAAATACCTCCTTGTGTATCAAAACGGCGCAAGAGTTAATGAGACTATAGATCCTTACTTCAGCATAGGGCCTATCCCCGAAGCTAGCTTTGGTCCCATGACTCTTGCTGGACTTAAAGGACAAATGTTCATAAGCGTTAGAGCCGGCACTAACCTGAATTCAACAAGAGAAATGCAGGAAGTTCAGGTTAATGTTAACACTCTGGAAGGCTCCTGGATCGTGTCGGAAAATTACAAAGGCAAAACTTACACCTACGGAGCAGACAGGATACTGAGACTTGCTCAAAATCCGGACGGTATGACCTATTCTGGGAACTGGGGTGCAACTCCGGTAACCGCATCAATAGCCGATGGAAAAACACTTCTTTATAAGATCGAATTTATGGAAGGCGGAATATTCTATGAATATTGGGTAACATCGCTTAGCGCCACCGAAATGAAAGGCAAATGGCGATTTTCTTACAACGGGGATAGCTCAAACTGGGAGAGCTTTTCCGCTGTTAGAACAACCGGAATAGGCGTCGGAAATCCTTTCAATTAA
- the hypB gene encoding hydrogenase nickel incorporation protein HypB: protein MSDVSVTVVRNILEAQEKIARSNREFFDSKGIFVINLMSSPGAGKTSLLERTIALLKDRFKIVVIEGDIQSQEDALRIKRLGIEAVQINTGGACHLDANMIQSALERVSLDGCDLLIIENVGNLVCPAEFELGEHKKVMILSVTEGDDKPLKYPLMFQKSSVLLINKIDLLPYVVCDVDKIKRITRELNPRVEIFDVSCKTGEGIDRWAEWLKDQIHNNRNQ, encoded by the coding sequence ATGTCCGACGTTTCCGTAACCGTTGTAAGGAATATTCTGGAAGCACAGGAAAAGATAGCAAGATCCAATCGTGAGTTTTTCGATTCTAAGGGCATATTTGTCATCAATTTAATGAGTTCTCCAGGGGCGGGTAAAACTTCCTTACTTGAACGGACTATTGCTTTGTTGAAGGATCGCTTCAAAATCGTAGTTATTGAAGGAGACATCCAATCTCAAGAAGACGCCCTGCGCATTAAGCGTTTGGGAATTGAAGCTGTTCAAATCAATACGGGGGGAGCCTGTCATCTTGATGCTAACATGATTCAGTCGGCGCTTGAGCGGGTCTCACTTGATGGATGCGATCTTCTTATCATAGAGAATGTGGGAAATCTTGTCTGTCCTGCGGAATTTGAACTAGGTGAGCACAAGAAAGTGATGATCCTCAGCGTTACAGAAGGAGATGATAAACCTCTCAAATACCCGCTTATGTTTCAAAAGTCCTCTGTGCTTCTTATTAACAAGATTGATCTTCTTCCCTATGTGGTATGTGATGTCGATAAAATAAAGCGGATTACTAGAGAACTTAATCCGCGGGTAGAAATCTTCGACGTGTCTTGCAAAACGGGTGAAGGTATTGATCGATGGGCTGAATGGTTAAAGGATCAGATTCATAATAATCGCAACCAGTAG
- the hypA gene encoding hydrogenase maturation nickel metallochaperone HypA codes for MHETSIAEMLCDIALEEAKKYSISRVSSLTVQIGEMAAVVPEALKFAFSIISQGTPLEGAQLNIEIVPIVAWCSQCNEPFEVENFSFKCPGCGMVSDRYLSGQELLLVSIEGKKEGN; via the coding sequence ATGCACGAAACAAGTATTGCTGAGATGCTTTGTGATATAGCGTTAGAAGAAGCAAAGAAGTATTCTATTTCGCGTGTTTCAAGCCTTACCGTTCAGATTGGAGAAATGGCAGCCGTGGTGCCGGAAGCTCTCAAGTTCGCCTTTTCTATAATTTCTCAAGGGACTCCACTTGAAGGCGCTCAACTGAACATTGAAATCGTTCCCATTGTAGCCTGGTGCTCTCAGTGTAATGAACCTTTTGAAGTGGAAAATTTTTCTTTTAAGTGCCCTGGATGTGGGATGGTGAGCGATCGTTATTTAAGTGGACAGGAACTTCTTTTAGTATCGATTGAAGGAAAAAAGGAGGGGAATTAG
- the hisB gene encoding imidazoleglycerol-phosphate dehydratase HisB, with protein MPGRRAKIVRETKETVVKAEIELDGSGMATIRTGVGFFDHMLTLMAAHGKFDIFLEASGDVHVDNHHTVEDVGITLGMAFNEALGDRAGINRYGHALIPMDEALSQVVIDLSRRPILIYEAPPMAERIGTMETELVPEFLRAFAQHGGITLHARILYGANSHHMVESLFKALGRALHEASSLSDFYKGIPSTKGIL; from the coding sequence ATGCCGGGACGAAGAGCAAAAATCGTCAGAGAAACGAAGGAGACAGTAGTTAAAGCAGAAATAGAACTAGATGGATCAGGAATGGCAACAATAAGAACAGGCGTTGGATTTTTTGACCACATGCTGACTCTTATGGCTGCACATGGAAAATTCGATATTTTTCTAGAAGCTTCTGGAGATGTGCATGTTGATAATCATCATACCGTTGAAGACGTGGGCATAACTCTTGGTATGGCTTTTAACGAAGCTTTAGGCGATCGTGCGGGCATAAACCGATACGGACATGCCCTTATCCCCATGGATGAAGCTCTTTCTCAGGTTGTGATAGATCTGTCCAGACGGCCCATTTTAATATATGAAGCCCCCCCTATGGCTGAAAGAATTGGGACAATGGAAACAGAACTTGTGCCGGAGTTTCTTCGAGCCTTTGCTCAACACGGTGGAATAACACTTCATGCCAGGATTCTGTATGGTGCAAATTCCCACCACATGGTTGAGTCGCTCTTTAAGGCTTTGGGCAGGGCACTTCACGAAGCTTCTTCGTTAAGTGATTTTTACAAAGGAATTCCTTCAACCAAAGGGATATTGTAG
- the rpsF gene encoding 30S ribosomal protein S6, with protein MYQRKYEVFFIVDPDLPDSDLKSLETRLKEIVTREGGTTLSYNSWGKKKLTYSVKKRTRGHYFLMEFAGGPDIPQELERNLKIDERVLKFITVKLEDSYVPGKEDTKQIPPASSDEESATEKESSKESDEEQ; from the coding sequence ATGTATCAGCGTAAGTATGAAGTGTTTTTTATTGTCGATCCGGATTTACCCGATAGCGATCTTAAATCCCTTGAAACACGCCTGAAAGAAATTGTAACTCGAGAAGGTGGAACTACTCTTTCTTACAATTCTTGGGGCAAAAAAAAGCTAACCTATTCGGTAAAAAAGAGAACAAGAGGACATTACTTTCTTATGGAATTCGCGGGGGGACCGGATATTCCTCAAGAACTGGAAAGAAATCTTAAAATCGATGAGCGAGTTTTAAAATTCATAACAGTCAAACTTGAAGACAGCTACGTGCCTGGAAAGGAAGACACCAAACAGATTCCACCCGCTTCATCTGATGAGGAATCTGCAACGGAAAAAGAATCGTCTAAGGAATCAGATGAAGAACAATAG
- the rpsR gene encoding 30S ribosomal protein S18 has translation MVITKTTLKKKRRFFKHKKACRFCMDSSLKIDYKDANLLQHFLTERAKIVPRRITGNCAKHQRQLSEAIKRARQIALLPYTTVTPI, from the coding sequence ATGGTTATCACCAAAACGACATTAAAGAAAAAACGCCGTTTCTTTAAGCACAAAAAAGCTTGCCGCTTCTGCATGGACAGTTCTCTCAAGATAGATTACAAAGATGCTAATTTACTTCAGCATTTTCTAACTGAGCGAGCAAAAATTGTCCCAAGAAGAATCACCGGAAACTGTGCAAAACATCAGAGACAGTTGAGCGAAGCCATTAAGCGAGCAAGACAAATTGCTCTTCTCCCATATACAACTGTTACACCAATTTAA
- a CDS encoding DUF2232 domain-containing protein: protein MKIEGFAGNIPPIVPIKTRQILLWICLSIFFFTFVFWFPAGGFIGGILASFPSSFAVYQWGIPSGLIVPVGTLLSGGVVFAILGGVAALPYFGLFLLMGSLIGLNGRINRSLDYSVFMPVAIVFISGATMFWLQVRNVEEGSLWDTLARRVAQTVVLIAKEHGNGNVKITPYVEEQIGQAVHFMVRLLPGISFASLLLTGAINALATRRYAEKQGFSLPKWQETAKWRSSDWLVWFLIGAGFLTLVPASRILGLNILIALGTIYLFQGLSIMLFFLSQWRLPLWSRILLTVFAITQQYLAIALALLGLFDVWFDIRRIETKTKDIKE from the coding sequence ATGAAAATAGAAGGCTTTGCAGGAAACATTCCTCCTATCGTTCCGATAAAAACGAGGCAGATCTTGCTCTGGATCTGCCTTTCCATATTTTTTTTCACCTTTGTATTTTGGTTTCCTGCTGGTGGTTTCATAGGGGGTATCCTTGCTTCTTTTCCTTCGTCGTTTGCTGTTTACCAGTGGGGAATTCCGTCAGGATTGATAGTTCCAGTCGGAACCCTGCTTAGCGGAGGAGTTGTTTTTGCCATTTTGGGGGGTGTGGCAGCCCTTCCCTACTTTGGGCTGTTTCTGCTCATGGGAAGTCTCATTGGTTTAAACGGACGCATTAACCGAAGTCTCGACTATTCTGTTTTTATGCCCGTAGCGATAGTGTTTATCTCAGGGGCAACCATGTTCTGGCTCCAGGTGCGAAATGTAGAAGAAGGCTCACTTTGGGATACACTCGCCAGGAGAGTTGCTCAAACTGTTGTGCTAATTGCAAAAGAGCACGGCAATGGTAACGTCAAGATCACTCCTTACGTGGAAGAACAAATTGGCCAGGCTGTTCATTTTATGGTAAGACTTCTTCCTGGAATTTCCTTTGCTTCACTTTTACTAACTGGAGCTATTAATGCCTTAGCCACCAGGCGCTATGCTGAGAAACAGGGATTTTCTCTCCCCAAATGGCAGGAAACAGCAAAATGGCGATCATCTGATTGGCTTGTGTGGTTTCTCATTGGAGCAGGTTTTTTAACCCTGGTCCCAGCATCTCGCATACTCGGACTCAATATCCTGATTGCTCTCGGCACGATCTACCTCTTCCAAGGACTTTCTATCATGCTATTTTTCCTATCCCAATGGAGATTGCCTTTATGGTCAAGGATACTGCTTACAGTGTTTGCCATAACTCAACAATACCTGGCTATTGCCCTAGCCTTATTGGGACTATTTGATGTCTGGTTTGATATACGACGAATTGAAACCAAAACTAAGGACATAAAGGAGTGA
- the rplI gene encoding 50S ribosomal protein L9 — protein sequence MKSVEVIIVENVPTLGQIGEVVKVRAGYARNYLIPKGLAIPATGKNVKELEHQKRMLARKRELFRQHLMSIAEKLNSVTLTMKRKVAEENKLYGSVSAMDILEALHEMGFKELNRKSIVLEQPIKTTGEFTVPIRVEAEIKTQIKVIVEPEG from the coding sequence ATGAAGTCAGTTGAAGTCATTATAGTTGAAAACGTTCCCACCCTGGGTCAAATCGGTGAGGTGGTAAAAGTCCGAGCTGGCTACGCCAGGAATTATCTTATACCCAAAGGTCTCGCTATTCCGGCAACCGGGAAGAACGTAAAGGAATTGGAACATCAAAAACGAATGCTGGCGAGAAAAAGAGAACTCTTCCGTCAGCATCTTATGAGCATTGCCGAAAAGCTAAATAGTGTAACTCTCACCATGAAACGTAAGGTTGCAGAAGAAAATAAACTTTACGGCTCGGTAAGTGCTATGGACATCCTTGAAGCGTTACATGAGATGGGATTTAAGGAACTCAATCGAAAAAGCATTGTGCTTGAACAACCCATAAAAACAACTGGGGAATTTACTGTGCCAATAAGAGTGGAGGCTGAGATCAAGACACAGATCAAAGTCATCGTGGAACCAGAAGGATAA
- the dnaB gene encoding replicative DNA helicase, with translation MPTLIEEAQHIPPHSKEAEQSLLGGLLQDQDAVPGVLEILKGDDFFIPSHRKIFKAITELFGENQPIDLVTVAERLRTKGELESIGGATYLAQLTERVFSAEHAVTYAKIIADKAILRRLIETSGKIAGWCYENPESVDEVLDRAESSIFSLSEARIQSSYFPIESIVKENLLRIEALKNRQEIVTGVPSHFTDLDRLTAGFQKGDLIIIAGRPGMGKTAFALNIARNVAVESEIPVAFFSLEMSKEQIGMRLMCMEARVDSQKVRTGFISQEECARLMATGQVFMRTSLFVDDQPAITPLELRAKARRIMAERGLGIIIVDYLQLMRINERLERREQEISEISRSLKALAKELNIPVIALSQLNRKVEERHDKRPQLSDLRESGAIEQDADVIIFLYRDEVYNKDTNDKGIVEVLVRKQRNGPTGELKLSFIGSYTKFENLARESDWKV, from the coding sequence ATGCCAACCCTTATTGAGGAAGCTCAGCATATTCCTCCTCACAGCAAAGAGGCGGAGCAGTCTCTACTGGGAGGACTTCTGCAGGATCAAGATGCTGTGCCGGGGGTGCTTGAAATCCTTAAGGGGGATGATTTTTTCATCCCCTCCCACAGAAAAATATTCAAAGCCATAACTGAATTGTTCGGCGAAAATCAACCCATAGATCTTGTAACCGTTGCTGAACGGCTTAGAACAAAGGGTGAGTTGGAATCTATAGGTGGGGCAACATACCTTGCTCAACTCACCGAGCGGGTTTTTTCGGCAGAACATGCTGTAACCTATGCAAAAATTATCGCTGACAAAGCTATACTTCGCCGTCTTATAGAGACTTCTGGAAAAATCGCCGGATGGTGCTACGAAAATCCAGAAAGCGTAGATGAAGTGCTGGATCGAGCCGAATCATCCATCTTTTCGCTTTCTGAAGCTCGCATTCAGAGTTCTTACTTTCCCATAGAAAGCATAGTCAAAGAAAATTTGCTCCGCATTGAAGCTCTAAAAAATCGCCAAGAGATCGTAACAGGAGTTCCATCTCATTTCACCGATCTTGATAGACTAACGGCCGGTTTCCAAAAGGGTGATCTCATAATTATTGCTGGACGACCTGGCATGGGGAAAACAGCTTTCGCTCTCAATATAGCTCGCAATGTTGCTGTAGAAAGCGAGATTCCGGTTGCGTTTTTCTCACTGGAGATGAGCAAAGAACAAATAGGGATGAGACTCATGTGCATGGAAGCCCGCGTTGATTCTCAAAAAGTCAGGACCGGTTTCATCAGCCAGGAGGAATGTGCCAGATTGATGGCAACTGGGCAGGTTTTTATGCGAACTTCGCTTTTTGTCGATGATCAGCCCGCAATCACGCCTTTGGAACTTAGAGCCAAGGCGAGAAGAATTATGGCAGAAAGAGGCTTGGGCATAATCATTGTGGATTATCTCCAGCTCATGAGAATCAACGAAAGACTGGAACGACGTGAACAGGAAATTTCAGAAATATCTCGTTCATTAAAGGCTCTCGCAAAAGAACTCAATATCCCTGTCATCGCACTGTCCCAGCTAAACCGCAAAGTAGAAGAACGCCATGATAAACGACCTCAGCTAAGTGATTTGAGAGAATCTGGAGCCATTGAACAGGATGCGGATGTGATCATTTTTCTCTATCGCGATGAGGTTTACAACAAAGACACAAACGATAAAGGCATTGTTGAAGTGCTCGTAAGAAAACAGCGAAACGGTCCAACGGGAGAATTAAAGCTTAGTTTTATAGGATCTTACACAAAGTTTGAAAATCTAGCTCGGGAAAGTGACTGGAAGGTGTAA